In Streptomyces durocortorensis, a genomic segment contains:
- a CDS encoding MraY family glycosyltransferase, whose amino-acid sequence MGQPVRDYLLTLCVTAAVTYLLTGPVRKFAIAVGAMPAIRARDVHREPTPRLGGIAMFGGLCAGLIVADHLHNLKDVFELSNEPRALLSGAALIWLIGVLDDKFEIDALIKLGGQMIAAAVMVIQGLTILWLPIPGVGTVALTQWQGTLLTVALVVITINAVNFVDGLDGLAAGMVCIASAAFFLYAYRLWMGYGIEAAAPATLFAAILMGMCLGFLPHNMHPARIFMGDSGSMLIGLVLAAGAISITGQVDPDNMKIFFEGSERGATHAMFPVFIPLVLPLTIIAIPAADLILAIVRRTWNGQSPFAADRGHLHHRLLEIGHSHSRAVLIMYFWSAIIAFGAVAYSVHSASTWIVFIIIAASVVGLVLLLMPRFTPRAPHWANRFVPPRYRRGGAVRASSPSYEENPAPVASGAQQGVQGARMGEEDAERAPVAVGVSGVNGATAIGARSRFPERRSIDSSR is encoded by the coding sequence GTGGGGCAGCCCGTGCGTGATTACCTGCTGACGCTCTGTGTCACGGCCGCAGTGACTTATCTGCTGACCGGACCGGTGCGTAAGTTCGCCATCGCGGTCGGGGCGATGCCCGCGATCCGCGCCCGCGACGTCCACCGGGAGCCGACTCCGCGGCTCGGTGGCATCGCCATGTTCGGCGGACTGTGTGCGGGGCTGATCGTCGCCGACCACCTGCACAACCTGAAGGACGTCTTCGAACTCTCCAACGAGCCGAGGGCGTTGCTCTCCGGCGCCGCCCTGATCTGGCTGATCGGCGTTCTCGACGACAAGTTCGAGATCGACGCCCTGATCAAGCTCGGCGGCCAGATGATCGCCGCCGCCGTCATGGTCATCCAGGGGCTCACGATCCTGTGGCTGCCCATCCCCGGCGTCGGCACGGTCGCCCTCACCCAGTGGCAGGGCACGCTGCTCACGGTGGCGCTGGTCGTCATCACGATCAACGCGGTCAACTTCGTCGACGGCCTGGACGGGCTCGCGGCGGGCATGGTGTGCATCGCCTCGGCGGCGTTCTTCCTGTACGCCTACCGCCTCTGGATGGGGTACGGGATCGAGGCGGCGGCCCCCGCGACGCTGTTCGCGGCGATCCTGATGGGCATGTGCCTCGGTTTCCTGCCGCACAACATGCACCCGGCGCGGATCTTCATGGGCGACTCCGGCTCGATGCTGATCGGCCTGGTGCTGGCGGCGGGCGCGATCTCGATCACCGGCCAGGTCGACCCGGACAACATGAAGATCTTCTTCGAGGGCAGCGAGCGCGGGGCCACCCACGCGATGTTCCCGGTCTTCATCCCGCTGGTGCTGCCGCTGACGATCATCGCGATCCCCGCCGCCGACCTGATCCTCGCCATCGTCCGACGCACCTGGAACGGCCAGTCGCCGTTCGCCGCCGACCGGGGCCACCTGCACCACCGGCTGCTGGAGATCGGCCATTCGCACAGCCGGGCCGTGCTGATCATGTATTTCTGGTCGGCCATCATCGCCTTCGGCGCCGTCGCCTACTCGGTGCACTCGGCCTCGACGTGGATCGTCTTCATCATCATCGCGGCGAGCGTGGTGGGCCTCGTCCTGCTGCTGATGCCGCGCTTCACCCCGCGCGCCCCGCACTGGGCCAACCGCTTCGTGCCGCCGCGCTACCGCCGCGGTGGGGCGGTGCGGGCTTCCTCCCCCTCGTACGAGGAGAACCCGGCGCCCGTGGCCTCCGGGGCCCAACAGGGCGTGCAGGGCGCTCGGATGGGCGAGGAGGACGCCGAACGGGCCCCTGTGGCGGTCGGGGTGTCCGGCGTCAACGGGGCGACCGCGATCGGCGCTCGTTCGCGCTTCCCCGAACGCCGCTCCATCGACTCCTCACGCTGA
- the atpE gene encoding ATP synthase F0 subunit C: MSETLAAVVGNVGTIGYGLAAIGPGVGIGIIFGNGVQAIARQPEAAGLIRQNMLLGFAVIEALALIGFVAPFIYPK, encoded by the coding sequence ATGTCTGAGACTCTCGCAGCCGTTGTGGGCAACGTCGGCACCATCGGTTACGGCCTCGCGGCGATCGGCCCCGGCGTCGGCATCGGCATCATCTTCGGTAACGGTGTGCAGGCCATCGCCCGCCAGCCCGAGGCCGCCGGCCTCATCCGCCAGAACATGCTGCTCGGCTTCGCCGTCATCGAGGCCCTGGCCCTGATCGGCTTCGTCGCGCCCTTCATCTACCCGAAGTAG
- the atpB gene encoding F0F1 ATP synthase subunit A, whose translation MQKELLVTADAQTLAFEVDCHLFQGSCGFPAPSAWSFIFDPIFSVGPVDFNKPMLLAIIGTIAILSLFWAGFSKPKVVPGKLQMVAEALYDFVHRGIAKEIIGKKGEPFVPLLVSLFFFIWVMNLWAIIPIAQFPVTSLIAYPIGLALLVWATYMTVTFRNHGFVGGIRNLCVPSGLPKPIYVILTPIEFVSSIFVRPFTLAVRLFANMFAGHILILVFTIATWYMLGTVLGTVYATASFAVTLALTVFEMFIQALQAYVFTVLTATYLSQALEEAH comes from the coding sequence ATGCAGAAGGAGCTCCTGGTGACTGCTGACGCCCAGACGCTCGCTTTCGAGGTTGACTGCCACCTGTTCCAGGGTTCGTGCGGATTCCCAGCCCCGAGCGCGTGGTCGTTCATTTTCGACCCGATCTTCAGTGTCGGTCCGGTCGACTTCAACAAGCCGATGCTGCTGGCGATCATCGGAACGATCGCCATCCTGAGCCTGTTCTGGGCCGGCTTCTCCAAGCCCAAGGTCGTTCCGGGCAAGCTGCAGATGGTCGCCGAAGCTCTCTACGACTTCGTGCACCGGGGCATTGCCAAGGAGATCATCGGCAAGAAGGGCGAGCCCTTCGTCCCGCTGCTGGTGTCGCTGTTCTTCTTCATCTGGGTGATGAACCTCTGGGCGATCATTCCGATCGCGCAGTTCCCGGTGACCTCGCTGATCGCCTACCCGATCGGACTGGCCCTCCTCGTGTGGGCCACCTACATGACGGTGACCTTCCGGAACCACGGTTTCGTCGGAGGCATCCGCAACCTGTGCGTGCCGAGCGGCCTGCCCAAGCCGATCTACGTGATCCTGACGCCGATCGAGTTCGTATCGAGCATCTTCGTGCGCCCCTTCACGCTGGCGGTCCGACTCTTCGCGAACATGTTCGCCGGTCACATCCTCATCCTGGTCTTCACGATCGCGACGTGGTACATGCTCGGCACCGTGCTCGGCACCGTGTACGCCACCGCGTCGTTCGCCGTGACCCTGGCCCTGACCGTCTTCGAGATGTTCATTCAGGCGCTCCAGGCCTACGTGTTCACCGTGCTGACCGCCACGTACTTGTCCCAGGCGCTCGAAGAAGCGCACTGA
- the prfA gene encoding peptide chain release factor 1: MFEAVEELIGEHTDLEKKLADPSVHADQANARKLNKRYAELTPIVATYRSWKQTGDDIETAREFVADDPDFAAEVKDLEKQREELTEKLRLLLVPRDPSDDKDVLLEIKAGAGGDESALFAGDLLRMYLRYAERVGWKTEIIDSTESELGGYKDVQVAVKTKGGNGATEPGQGVWARMKYEGGVHRVQRVPSTESQGRIHTSAAGVLVTPEAEEVDVEIHANDLRIDVYRSSGPGGQSVNTTDSAVRITHLPTGVVASCQNEKSQLQNKEQAMRILRSRLLAAAQEAAEQEASDVRRSQVRTVDRSEKIRTYNFPENRISDHRVGFKAYNLDQVLDGDLDAVIQACVDADSAAKLANA; encoded by the coding sequence ATGTTCGAGGCGGTCGAGGAACTGATCGGTGAACACACCGATCTTGAGAAGAAGCTCGCAGACCCGTCGGTCCACGCCGACCAGGCCAACGCGCGCAAGCTGAACAAGCGCTACGCGGAGCTGACCCCGATCGTCGCCACGTACCGGAGCTGGAAGCAGACCGGCGACGACATCGAGACCGCCCGCGAGTTCGTCGCGGACGACCCCGACTTCGCCGCCGAGGTCAAGGACCTGGAGAAGCAGCGCGAAGAGCTCACCGAGAAGCTCCGCCTCCTCCTCGTCCCGCGCGACCCCAGCGACGACAAGGACGTGCTCCTGGAGATCAAGGCGGGCGCGGGCGGCGACGAGTCCGCCCTGTTCGCCGGTGACCTGCTGCGCATGTATCTGCGCTACGCCGAGCGCGTCGGCTGGAAGACCGAGATCATCGACTCCACCGAGTCCGAGCTCGGCGGCTACAAGGACGTCCAGGTCGCCGTCAAGACCAAGGGCGGCAACGGCGCCACCGAGCCCGGCCAGGGCGTCTGGGCCCGGATGAAGTACGAGGGCGGCGTGCACCGGGTGCAGCGCGTGCCCTCCACCGAGTCCCAGGGCCGTATCCACACCTCCGCCGCGGGCGTGCTCGTCACCCCCGAGGCCGAAGAGGTCGACGTCGAGATCCACGCCAACGACCTGCGGATCGACGTCTACCGCTCCTCCGGGCCCGGCGGGCAGTCCGTCAACACGACCGACTCCGCCGTCCGCATCACGCACCTGCCGACCGGCGTCGTCGCCTCCTGCCAGAACGAGAAGAGCCAGCTCCAGAACAAGGAGCAGGCCATGCGCATCCTGCGCTCCCGGCTGCTGGCCGCCGCCCAGGAGGCCGCTGAGCAGGAAGCCTCCGACGTACGCCGCAGCCAGGTGCGTACGGTCGACCGCTCCGAGAAGATCCGGACGTACAACTTCCCGGAAAACCGCATCTCGGACCACCGCGTCGGCTTCAAGGCGTACAACTTGGACCAGGTGCTCGACGGCGACCTGGACGCAGTGATCCAGGCCTGCGTCGACGCCGACTCCGCCGCCAAGCTCGCCAACGCGTGA
- a CDS encoding F0F1 ATP synthase subunit B — protein MLHLAAEEPQSPLLPVWPEILIGLICFSIVFFAFYKKLLPAINKALDERREAIEGGIEKAEAAQTEAQSVLEQYKAQLAEARHEAARLRQEAQEQGAVIIQEMKAEGQRQREEIIAAGHAQIEADRKAAASALRQDVGKLATDLAGKLVGESLQDHARQSGTVDRFLDELEAKAEAAR, from the coding sequence ATGTTGCACTTGGCAGCTGAGGAGCCGCAGTCACCGCTGCTGCCGGTCTGGCCCGAGATTCTCATCGGCCTGATCTGCTTCAGCATTGTCTTCTTCGCTTTCTACAAGAAGCTCCTCCCGGCCATCAACAAGGCCCTGGACGAGCGTCGTGAGGCGATCGAAGGTGGCATCGAGAAGGCCGAAGCGGCTCAGACCGAGGCCCAGAGCGTTCTTGAGCAGTACAAGGCTCAGCTCGCCGAAGCCCGCCACGAGGCCGCCCGCCTGCGCCAGGAGGCGCAGGAGCAGGGTGCCGTCATCATCCAGGAGATGAAGGCGGAAGGTCAGCGGCAGCGCGAAGAGATCATCGCCGCCGGCCACGCCCAGATCGAGGCCGACCGCAAGGCTGCGGCTTCCGCACTCCGCCAGGACGTCGGCAAGCTCGCCACCGACCTGGCCGGCAAGCTCGTCGGTGAGTCCCTCCAGGACCACGCCCGGCAGAGCGGCACCGTCGACCGGTTCCTCGACGAGCTTGAGGCGAAGGCCGAGGCCGCCCGATGA
- a CDS encoding serine hydroxymethyltransferase, giving the protein MPVTSPAAPAAVSSAPDALPQDFGALLREDPEIAGILLAETGRQAATLQLIAAENFQSPAVLAALGSPLANKYAEGYPGARHHGGCEHADAAERIAVRRATALFGAEHANVQPHSGSSAVLAAYAALLRPGDMVLAMGLPYGGHLTHGAPGNFSGRWFDFVGYGVDPGTGLIDYTRLRALARARRPKAIVCGSISYPRHPDYELFREIADEVGAYLIVDAAHPMGLIAGGAAPNPVPYADVVCATTHKVLRGPRGGMILCGAELSERIDRAVFPFTQGGAQMHTVAAKAVAFGEAETPAYTLYAHQVVAHARVLAAGLEAEGFEVTTGGTDTHIVVADPAPLGVDGRTARERLAAAGMVLDTCALPYGDARGIRLGTAAVTTQGMDEGDMARIAALFGAAVRETGEVGPVAAEVRELAMRNPPYPG; this is encoded by the coding sequence ATGCCGGTCACCTCGCCCGCCGCACCCGCAGCCGTGTCGTCCGCGCCCGACGCCCTGCCCCAGGACTTCGGCGCCCTGCTCCGCGAGGACCCGGAGATCGCCGGAATCCTGCTCGCGGAGACCGGCCGCCAGGCCGCCACCCTCCAGCTGATCGCCGCCGAGAACTTCCAGTCGCCCGCGGTCCTCGCCGCCCTCGGCTCCCCGCTCGCCAACAAGTACGCCGAGGGCTACCCGGGCGCCCGCCACCACGGCGGCTGCGAGCACGCGGATGCCGCCGAACGCATCGCGGTGCGCCGGGCCACCGCCCTCTTCGGCGCCGAGCACGCCAACGTCCAGCCGCACTCCGGCTCCTCCGCCGTCCTCGCCGCCTACGCCGCGCTGCTGCGCCCCGGCGACATGGTGCTCGCGATGGGACTCCCGTACGGGGGACACCTCACCCACGGGGCGCCCGGCAACTTCTCCGGCCGCTGGTTCGACTTCGTCGGCTACGGGGTGGACCCCGGCACCGGGCTCATCGACTACACCCGGCTCCGCGCGCTGGCCCGCGCCCGCCGCCCCAAGGCCATCGTCTGCGGCTCGATCTCCTACCCCCGGCACCCCGACTACGAGCTGTTCCGCGAGATCGCCGACGAGGTCGGCGCGTATCTGATCGTCGACGCCGCGCACCCGATGGGACTGATCGCCGGGGGAGCCGCGCCCAACCCGGTCCCGTACGCCGACGTGGTCTGCGCCACCACGCACAAGGTGCTGCGCGGGCCGCGCGGCGGGATGATCCTGTGCGGCGCGGAGCTGTCCGAGCGGATCGACCGGGCGGTGTTCCCCTTCACCCAGGGCGGCGCGCAGATGCATACGGTCGCGGCCAAGGCGGTCGCGTTCGGGGAGGCGGAGACACCGGCGTACACGCTCTACGCGCACCAGGTCGTCGCCCATGCCCGGGTGCTCGCCGCCGGTCTGGAGGCGGAGGGCTTCGAGGTCACCACGGGCGGCACCGACACCCACATCGTCGTCGCGGACCCGGCGCCGCTCGGCGTCGACGGCCGCACCGCCCGCGAACGGCTGGCCGCCGCCGGTATGGTCCTGGACACCTGCGCGCTGCCGTACGGGGACGCCCGGGGTATCCGCCTGGGCACCGCCGCCGTCACCACGCAGGGGATGGACGAGGGGGACATGGCCCGGATCGCGGCCCTGTTCGGGGCGGCCGTACGGGAGACGGGCGAGGTGGGCCCGGTCGCGGCGGAGGTCCGTGAGCTGGCGATGCGGAATCCTCCGTACCCGGGGTAG
- a CDS encoding arsenate reductase/protein-tyrosine-phosphatase family protein, with product MTAPEGRGIAGRTDTFRILHVSTGNVCRSPITERLTRHALTDRLGDPLSGGLIVESAGTWGHEGAPMEANAEVVLADFGADASGFVGRELLDEHVIRADLVLTATRDHRAQVISMGHSAGLRTFTLKEFTRLVRAIDPATLPDPRDEGVVERARALVRAAAALRGWLLAPTAEADEVYDPYGAPITFFRSIGDEINQALDPVVTALTGVRAPS from the coding sequence TTGACCGCCCCCGAGGGGCGTGGCATAGCAGGGCGGACCGACACCTTCCGCATCCTCCACGTCAGCACCGGCAACGTCTGCCGCTCGCCCATCACCGAGCGGCTGACCCGCCATGCCCTGACGGACCGCCTCGGCGACCCGCTCAGCGGCGGCCTCATCGTGGAGAGCGCGGGCACCTGGGGCCATGAGGGCGCCCCCATGGAGGCCAACGCCGAAGTGGTCCTCGCCGACTTCGGCGCGGACGCCAGCGGTTTCGTCGGCCGCGAGCTGCTCGACGAGCACGTCATCCGCGCCGACCTGGTCCTCACCGCCACCCGCGACCACCGCGCCCAGGTCATCTCCATGGGCCACTCCGCGGGCCTGCGGACCTTCACGCTCAAGGAGTTCACCCGGCTGGTGCGGGCGATAGACCCCGCCACCCTGCCCGACCCGCGCGACGAGGGCGTCGTCGAGCGCGCCCGCGCCCTGGTCCGCGCCGCCGCCGCGCTGCGCGGCTGGCTGCTGGCCCCGACCGCCGAGGCGGACGAGGTCTACGACCCCTACGGCGCGCCCATCACCTTCTTCCGCTCCATCGGCGACGAGATCAACCAGGCCCTCGACCCGGTCGTCACCGCCCTCACCGGCGTCCGCGCACCCAGCTGA
- a CDS encoding LCP family protein, which produces MSEQSRSAGRIRGTGSRRRKPSRRRRAKAVAAWSVAGFVVVGGAGLGYAYMTLNGNLSSIDIDAKLGADRPDDVDDGSQDILVLGSDSRSGDNGEYGADEGGARSDTAMVVHVDKGHKSASVVSIPRDTLIERPACTSDTTGDPVPAQHRAMFNTAYEVGGPACAVKTVESMSGIRMDHYVEVDFTGFKKLIDELGGVEITTKTAINDSKSHLDLEPGTHTLDGEESLGLVRTRKSVGDGSDLGRIQLQQAFIKALMEQAKSVGVLSSPQKLFGLADAATKAVTTDSGLGSVKKLSSFANGLKGLGAENVHMVTLPVEYDPVDPNRVLPQEKAGKQVWTALRNDRPIPASATEESAGDKGEAGKVVE; this is translated from the coding sequence GTGAGCGAGCAGAGCAGGAGCGCGGGGCGCATACGCGGCACCGGCAGCCGTCGGAGGAAGCCCTCGCGCCGGCGCCGTGCGAAGGCCGTCGCGGCCTGGTCGGTGGCGGGGTTCGTGGTCGTCGGCGGGGCCGGGCTCGGGTACGCGTACATGACGCTCAACGGCAACCTCTCCAGCATCGACATCGATGCGAAGCTCGGCGCCGACCGTCCCGACGACGTGGACGACGGTTCGCAGGACATCCTGGTGCTGGGCTCCGACTCGCGCTCCGGTGACAACGGGGAGTACGGCGCCGACGAGGGCGGGGCCCGCTCGGACACGGCGATGGTCGTGCACGTCGACAAGGGCCACAAGTCCGCGAGCGTCGTCTCGATACCGCGCGACACCCTCATCGAACGCCCCGCCTGTACGAGCGACACGACGGGCGACCCGGTCCCGGCCCAGCACCGGGCGATGTTCAACACCGCCTACGAGGTCGGCGGGCCCGCCTGCGCGGTGAAGACCGTCGAGTCGATGTCCGGCATCCGCATGGACCACTACGTCGAGGTCGATTTCACCGGCTTCAAGAAGCTCATCGACGAGCTCGGCGGCGTAGAGATCACCACGAAGACCGCGATCAACGACTCCAAGAGCCATCTGGACCTGGAGCCGGGCACCCACACCCTGGACGGTGAGGAGTCACTCGGACTCGTCCGGACCCGCAAGAGCGTCGGCGACGGCAGTGACCTCGGGCGCATCCAGCTCCAGCAGGCGTTCATCAAGGCGCTCATGGAACAGGCGAAGAGCGTCGGGGTGCTCTCCAGCCCGCAGAAGCTGTTCGGCCTCGCCGACGCCGCCACCAAGGCCGTCACCACGGACTCCGGCCTCGGATCGGTCAAGAAGCTCAGCTCCTTCGCCAACGGACTCAAGGGGCTCGGCGCGGAGAACGTGCACATGGTGACCCTGCCGGTGGAGTACGACCCCGTCGACCCGAACCGCGTCCTTCCCCAGGAGAAGGCCGGGAAGCAGGTCTGGACGGCCCTCAGGAACGACCGGCCGATACCGGCATCCGCCACCGAGGAGTCCGCCGGGGACAAGGGCGAGGCCGGGAAGGTCGTCGAATAG
- a CDS encoding L-threonylcarbamoyladenylate synthase, with product MARRYDCNDATDRITGLREAASAVRRGELVVLPTDTVYGIGADAFSSEAVNDLLDAKGRGRNMPTPVLIGSPNTLHGLVTDFSEQAWELVDAFWPGALTLVAKHQPSLQWDLGDTRGTVAIRMPLHPVAIELLTEVGPMAVSSANLTGHPAPEDCDAAQGMLGDSVSVYLDGGPTPGIVPSSIVDVTGATAVLLRAGAVSAEELRKVVPDLEVAN from the coding sequence ATGGCACGGCGATACGACTGCAACGACGCCACCGACCGGATCACGGGTCTGCGCGAGGCCGCCTCCGCCGTCCGCCGCGGCGAACTCGTCGTGCTGCCCACCGACACCGTGTACGGCATCGGCGCCGACGCCTTCAGCTCCGAGGCCGTCAACGACCTGCTGGACGCCAAGGGGCGGGGCCGCAACATGCCCACCCCCGTTCTCATCGGCTCCCCGAACACCCTGCACGGCCTGGTCACCGACTTCTCCGAGCAGGCCTGGGAGCTCGTCGACGCCTTCTGGCCCGGCGCGCTCACCCTCGTCGCCAAGCACCAGCCCTCGCTCCAGTGGGACCTCGGCGACACCCGGGGCACCGTCGCCATCCGGATGCCGCTGCACCCGGTCGCCATCGAGCTGCTGACCGAGGTCGGTCCGATGGCTGTCTCCAGCGCCAACCTCACCGGACACCCCGCCCCGGAGGACTGCGACGCCGCCCAGGGCATGCTCGGCGACTCCGTCTCCGTCTACCTCGACGGCGGCCCGACGCCCGGCATCGTGCCGTCCTCGATCGTCGACGTCACCGGTGCCACCGCGGTCCTGCTGCGGGCCGGCGCGGTCTCCGCGGAGGAGCTGCGCAAGGTGGTACCCGACCTTGAGGTGGCCAATTGA
- the prmC gene encoding peptide chain release factor N(5)-glutamine methyltransferase codes for MNLLLAEVAQATQRLADAGVPSPRFDAEELAAFVHGVKRGELHQVPDSDFDARYWETIARREAREPLQHITGRAFFRYLELQVGPGVFVPRPETESVVGWAIDAVRAMDVVEPVVVDLCTGSGAIALAMAQEVPRSRVHAVELSEDALKWTRKNAEGSRVTVHRGDALSALPELDGQVDLVISNPPYIPLTEWEYVAPEARDHDPEMALFSGEDGLDTIRGIERTAHRLLRPGGLVVIEHADTQGGQVPWIFTEERGWADAADHPDLNKRPRFATARKAMP; via the coding sequence ATGAACCTGCTGCTCGCCGAGGTGGCCCAGGCCACCCAGCGGCTGGCCGACGCCGGTGTCCCCTCACCGCGATTCGACGCCGAGGAACTCGCGGCCTTCGTCCACGGGGTGAAGCGGGGCGAGCTGCACCAGGTGCCCGACAGCGACTTCGACGCCCGCTACTGGGAGACGATCGCCCGCCGCGAGGCCCGCGAGCCCCTCCAGCACATCACCGGGCGGGCCTTCTTCCGCTATCTGGAGCTCCAGGTCGGGCCCGGGGTGTTCGTGCCCCGGCCGGAGACCGAGTCCGTCGTCGGCTGGGCCATAGACGCCGTACGGGCCATGGACGTCGTCGAGCCCGTCGTCGTCGACCTGTGCACCGGCTCGGGCGCCATCGCGCTCGCCATGGCCCAGGAGGTCCCGCGCTCTCGCGTACACGCCGTGGAGCTGTCCGAGGACGCGCTCAAGTGGACCCGGAAGAACGCCGAGGGGTCCAGGGTCACCGTCCACCGCGGAGACGCCCTGAGCGCCCTTCCCGAGCTCGACGGCCAGGTCGACCTGGTGATCTCCAACCCGCCGTACATCCCGCTCACCGAATGGGAGTACGTCGCCCCCGAGGCCCGCGACCACGACCCGGAGATGGCCCTCTTCTCCGGCGAGGACGGCCTCGACACCATCCGCGGCATCGAGCGCACCGCCCACCGCCTGCTGCGCCCCGGCGGCCTCGTCGTCATCGAGCACGCCGACACCCAGGGCGGCCAGGTGCCGTGGATCTTCACCGAGGAGCGGGGCTGGGCGGATGCCGCCGACCACCCCGACCTGAACAAGCGCCCCCGGTTCGCCACCGCCCGCAAGGCCATGCCGTGA
- the rpmE gene encoding 50S ribosomal protein L31: MKRDIHPEYVETQVSCTCGASFTTRSTIDGGTIRADVCSECHPFYTGKQKILDTGGRVARFEARFGKAAGSASK, encoded by the coding sequence TTGAAGCGCGACATTCACCCCGAGTACGTCGAGACGCAGGTCAGCTGCACCTGCGGTGCGTCGTTCACCACCCGGAGCACCATCGACGGCGGCACCATCCGTGCCGACGTCTGCTCCGAGTGCCACCCGTTCTACACGGGCAAGCAGAAGATCCTCGACACCGGCGGCCGCGTGGCCCGCTTCGAGGCCCGCTTCGGCAAGGCTGCCGGCTCCGCCAGCAAGTAG
- a CDS encoding trypsin-like serine protease gives MAAAGAATLALLGGGLTAGAQAAEGGERFLPPKGVEVVSPQKLSPKIIGGTDTAFKNAPWMVQLLFEDDNDGLFYFSCGGTLVAPNKVMTAAHCVTDENGKALDMVGRGLVLAGTAKLAGGPKDEGTAVGISRSYFAGSYNAAEIDNDIALLTLSRPLSYKPAQPASYGDTARYVAGTKATTYGWGMTGSDWDSAPLSDTLLRLEQPLRSDAECSENLDGAIGVPGSYKPGHMICAGVGGTGNDATGRATCPGDSGGPMFVTGRIIGITSWGPANSAEACNLRGTYDAYTKVSTYYRSIQPRIDDTSFSRDHRADVFARSTGAAAYTFPSSGEKLAARKVLAGSYNAYNLLIQTDLDRDGYQDLIAREGSTGDVYWLHRSVSSSTYAKTKIFSNWKTVRAIVAPGDVNNDGKGDILAVTATGDLITYPSYGNGRFNTPVKSATGYQVYNQVRGHGDLTYDGKNDLLVRRGGTNDLYLVKGTGKSTAPFEEPVKVRSNWAAYNLLVTPGDVNGDAKADLVARSNSGGLYLLKGTGKANSEIFATQIKLGSGWNDYYTVG, from the coding sequence TTGGCGGCCGCCGGCGCCGCGACGCTGGCACTGTTGGGCGGAGGCCTGACGGCCGGGGCCCAGGCAGCGGAAGGCGGCGAACGCTTCCTGCCGCCGAAGGGCGTCGAGGTGGTGAGCCCGCAGAAGCTCTCGCCGAAGATCATCGGCGGGACCGACACTGCCTTCAAGAACGCGCCCTGGATGGTGCAGCTGCTCTTCGAGGACGACAACGACGGGCTCTTCTACTTCTCCTGCGGCGGCACTCTCGTTGCCCCCAACAAGGTGATGACGGCGGCCCATTGCGTTACCGACGAGAATGGTAAGGCCCTCGATATGGTCGGCCGTGGGCTGGTGCTCGCGGGGACCGCCAAACTGGCGGGCGGCCCCAAGGACGAAGGGACGGCCGTAGGGATATCCCGCTCCTACTTCGCGGGTTCGTACAACGCGGCCGAGATAGACAACGACATCGCGCTTCTGACGCTTTCCCGGCCCTTGAGCTACAAGCCGGCGCAGCCCGCGTCGTACGGCGACACCGCGCGTTACGTCGCGGGAACGAAGGCCACCACGTACGGCTGGGGCATGACCGGTTCGGACTGGGATTCCGCCCCCCTGTCGGACACCCTGCTGCGGCTGGAGCAGCCGCTGCGGTCGGACGCAGAGTGCTCCGAGAACCTCGACGGCGCCATCGGCGTCCCAGGTTCCTACAAGCCGGGCCACATGATCTGCGCGGGCGTCGGCGGCACCGGCAACGACGCCACCGGGAGGGCGACCTGCCCCGGAGACTCCGGCGGCCCGATGTTCGTCACCGGGCGCATCATCGGCATCACCTCCTGGGGTCCCGCCAACAGCGCCGAGGCGTGCAACCTCCGTGGCACGTATGACGCCTACACGAAGGTGTCGACGTACTACCGGTCGATCCAGCCCCGCATCGACGACACGAGCTTCAGCCGTGACCACCGGGCCGATGTGTTCGCCCGTTCCACCGGTGCGGCGGCGTACACCTTCCCCTCGTCGGGCGAGAAGCTCGCCGCCCGCAAGGTGCTCGCCGGCTCCTACAACGCGTACAACCTGCTCATCCAGACGGACCTCGACCGGGACGGCTACCAGGATCTGATCGCCAGGGAAGGATCGACCGGGGACGTCTACTGGCTGCACCGTTCGGTGAGCAGCTCGACCTACGCCAAGACGAAGATCTTCAGCAACTGGAAGACGGTCCGGGCGATCGTCGCTCCCGGCGATGTGAACAACGACGGCAAGGGCGACATTCTGGCCGTCACCGCCACGGGCGACCTCATCACGTACCCGAGCTACGGCAACGGCAGGTTCAACACCCCGGTCAAGTCGGCGACGGGTTACCAGGTCTACAACCAGGTGCGGGGACACGGCGACCTCACCTATGACGGCAAGAACGACCTGTTGGTCCGTCGCGGCGGCACGAACGACCTCTACCTGGTCAAGGGCACCGGCAAGTCCACCGCCCCCTTCGAGGAACCGGTCAAGGTCCGCAGCAACTGGGCGGCGTACAACCTCCTCGTCACCCCGGGCGATGTGAACGGGGACGCCAAGGCCGATCTCGTGGCCCGCTCCAACTCCGGCGGCCTGTATCTCCTCAAGGGCACCGGGAAGGCCAACTCGGAGATCTTCGCCACACAGATCAAGCTCGGCAGTGGCTGGAACGACTACTACACCGTCGGCTGA